In Pseudomonadota bacterium, one DNA window encodes the following:
- a CDS encoding phage baseplate assembly protein V — MGHRGNLPKTIPGQIGALNQRLLEVEARFAELGYDTKRMVVSEVKKRWKIVPQAETYFGVYLGLCVDTIDPLKQGRVRFYSPEMNNEKTQIEQCEWAWPISAMGGFDDCGLVWVPPAGSLLCIVFGRGSRRYPYYMGTTWGRNRDPDGQHNFQYNVEEYYKIHEGHRKGYLLPPNDGSQCLPQWNTENYNGIDANKERLMDDDAIAKRKVTYPHIYGFKTPQKHYVKLDDGNYKCGHRYKRIEIGSSLNNWMIFKDDFLHPMGQWAHPECSCGGGDESECMEEVKNKDGTSNWVPKEKPGECLDPKSKPKCANPYFKHQNECAPYKGPGTPQNNKACLHQSGIQLLSRSGATIIFDDTVEQPKVPGDGLAWEVGLGSFDFGCTDKCQTKVKIISPTGHRFEMLDEEDETNNRGPQNLIRLVSACGNTVELNDHTVNKELSGKKRGITLRTTSKHIFEMLDEENEQHSPDRQEINKPQDEGSEIIDPESRPIPKAKKAYCRLRTGYGLEMRFNDDNSQEECQQQYIQIFSPQCGTKDKECNPCGPHILRFQESPTDGYVFLRVGGIYIISTCKDMYTIVGSEEQPANWITIVSQTSYHQSTEYYINKARLHLFLADSLIILDAGQDCENEDGTLSGCVLPVIVMGQDGYLHISDRVYASASKGSSRVQRPMIENDLI; from the coding sequence ATGGGTCACAGAGGCAATTTGCCTAAAACAATTCCTGGTCAAATAGGAGCATTAAACCAGCGATTATTAGAAGTGGAGGCTCGTTTTGCAGAGCTTGGCTATGACACCAAAAGAATGGTCGTCAGCGAAGTTAAAAAACGTTGGAAAATAGTGCCACAAGCCGAGACATATTTTGGTGTTTATCTGGGGTTATGTGTTGACACAATTGATCCCCTAAAACAAGGCAGGGTAAGATTTTACAGCCCAGAAATGAATAATGAAAAGACACAAATTGAGCAATGTGAATGGGCTTGGCCTATTTCGGCTATGGGCGGATTTGATGATTGCGGCTTAGTATGGGTTCCACCTGCTGGCTCTTTGTTATGTATTGTTTTTGGCAGAGGTAGCCGACGCTATCCTTATTATATGGGTACAACTTGGGGAAGAAACAGAGACCCAGATGGGCAACATAATTTTCAATATAATGTTGAAGAATACTATAAAATTCACGAAGGCCATCGTAAGGGATATTTATTGCCACCCAATGACGGTTCTCAGTGCCTGCCGCAATGGAATACAGAAAACTACAATGGAATTGACGCCAACAAAGAAAGACTAATGGATGATGATGCCATTGCTAAGCGAAAGGTTACTTATCCGCATATTTATGGGTTTAAGACTCCGCAAAAGCATTATGTCAAATTGGATGATGGAAATTATAAGTGTGGACACAGATATAAAAGAATAGAAATTGGCAGTAGCCTCAATAACTGGATGATTTTCAAGGATGACTTTTTACATCCTATGGGACAATGGGCACATCCCGAATGTAGCTGTGGGGGTGGAGATGAATCAGAATGTATGGAAGAAGTAAAAAACAAAGATGGAACTTCGAACTGGGTGCCAAAAGAAAAGCCCGGCGAATGTCTTGACCCTAAAAGCAAGCCCAAATGTGCCAATCCTTATTTTAAACACCAAAATGAATGTGCTCCTTATAAAGGACCGGGCACACCACAAAACAACAAAGCTTGCCTACACCAGAGTGGTATTCAGCTTCTATCCAGAAGTGGTGCCACCATTATTTTCGATGACACTGTAGAGCAACCAAAGGTTCCTGGCGATGGTTTGGCATGGGAAGTAGGTCTGGGAAGTTTTGATTTTGGTTGCACAGATAAGTGTCAAACAAAAGTAAAAATTATTTCTCCCACAGGGCATAGATTTGAAATGCTTGACGAGGAGGATGAAACAAACAACAGAGGCCCACAAAACCTTATTAGATTAGTGTCGGCTTGTGGCAACACAGTTGAACTTAATGACCACACGGTAAACAAAGAGCTTTCAGGAAAGAAACGTGGCATTACTTTAAGAACTACATCTAAGCATATATTTGAGATGCTAGATGAAGAGAATGAACAACATTCTCCTGATCGTCAAGAAATAAACAAACCACAAGATGAAGGCTCAGAAATTATTGATCCTGAATCGAGACCTATTCCCAAGGCAAAAAAGGCTTATTGCAGACTGCGGACTGGCTATGGCTTAGAAATGCGATTTAATGATGATAATAGCCAAGAAGAATGTCAACAACAATACATTCAAATATTTAGTCCACAATGTGGAACAAAAGACAAAGAATGTAATCCATGTGGTCCACATATTTTGCGATTTCAAGAATCGCCAACAGATGGATATGTATTTTTAAGGGTTGGCGGTATTTATATAATCTCCACATGCAAAGATATGTATACAATTGTGGGATCAGAGGAACAACCAGCTAATTGGATAACTATTGTAAGCCAAACTAGTTATCACCAAAGTACAGAATATTACATAAACAAAGCCAGATTACATCTATTTTTGGCAGATTCATTGATTATTTTAGATGCTGGACAGGATTGTGAGAATGAGGATGGTACTTTGTCGGGATGCGTTCTGCCCGTAATAGTTATGGGACAGGATGGCTATCTTCATATTAGTGATAGAGTATATGCTTCGGCATCAAAGGGCTCCTCTAGAGTTCAAAGACCAATGATTGAGAATGACTTGATATAG